A region from the Bactrocera dorsalis isolate Fly_Bdor chromosome 1, ASM2337382v1, whole genome shotgun sequence genome encodes:
- the LOC105223509 gene encoding uncharacterized protein LOC105223509 — MSSLDDWNHSFCGSQSEMNTWKGKLLTDVPFGHVLIVSGKVKPNPNKICLDLTDNIKGQNESETVYLKIEANFRENQIIRSMFMPGEGWQQEEISKNWKADGPKNPLLPGQTFTFRIAVLQKCFEIYINDNLYGAFEFVKFPKPINFLMVYGDFEKITQFHQRMLFPLVFPRSLICAEKIAFQSDVPKKYEVGTVVAMECIAKGPSNTAFSICFQCNDTGRVVLKFHVNFETTTVSRTYERSDNSFSSDDEETDGEFPFQRGKLFKIAFGIGDKAFIIAVNGQYFTYYNYPVRTFAISTLKCFTNKVGDFAVKNLEYHCDSPLLARVEKLSLI, encoded by the exons ATGTCGTCGTTAGACGATTGGAATCATTCATTTTGCGGCAGTCAAAGTGAAATGAACACTTGGAAGGGCAAATTGCTGACGGACGTGCCGTTCGGGCATGTGCTTATCGTGAGCGGGAAAGTGAAACCGAAtccaaataa aatttgctTGGACCTAACCGATAATATAAAGGGTCAAAATGAGAGTGAAACGGTTTATCTGAAGATTGAAGCGAATTTCCGAGAGAATCAAATAATACGGAGCATGTTTATGCCGGGAGAGGGTTGGCAGCAGGAGGAGATATCGAAGAACTGGAAAGCTGATGGACCAAAAAATCCGCTGTTGCCTG GTCAAACTTTCACCTTCCGCATAGCTGTACTACAAAAATGTTTCGAAATCTACATAAACGACAATCTCTACGGCGCGTTTGAATTTGTCAAGTTTCCCAAACCAATAAATTTCCTAATGGTTTATggcgattttgaaaaaattacacaattccACCAGCGTATGCTGTTTCCTCTGGTGTTTCCTAGAAGCTTGATTTGTGCGGAAAAAATTGCTTTCCAAAGTGATGTGCCGAAGAAATACGAAGTTG GTACCGTCGTTGCCATGGAGTGCATTGCCAAAGGCCCATCGAACACAGCATTCTCCATTTGCTTCCAATGTAACGACACTGGACGCGTGGTGCTGAAGTTTCACGTCAACTTTGAGACCACTACAGTATCGCGCACTTATGAGCGTTCCGATAATAG CTTTTCTTCCGATGATGAGGAAACCGACGGCGAATTTCCCTTTCAGCGCGGCAAACTCTTCAAGATCGCTTTCGGCATCGGCGACAAGGCTTTCATCATTGCTGTGAATGGCCAATACTTCACCTATTACAATTATCCGGTGCGCACATTTGCCATCTCAACCTTGAAGTGTTTCACTAATAAAGTTGGTGATTTTGCGGTGAAAAATTTGGAGTATCATTGCGATTCACCGTTATTGGCGCGTGTCGAAAAATTGTCGTTGATTTAA
- the LOC105223508 gene encoding protein bicaudal D, with protein sequence MSELENTATAGKTIEELHLEVERLSRELDQAASERAQSAQYGLSLLEEKLSLEQKCEELETLYDHAKHELDITQEALAKFQTSQKVTTKTGIEQEESLLTETAALETTLNSKILDLENETKQLRHELERVRNERDRMLQENTDIGRDKSDNEAEKLRLKAEVKDLKFRETRMLTEYTELEEENISLQKQVSSLRSSQVEFEGAKHEIRRLTEEVELLNSQVDELANLKKIAEKQMEEALEALQCEREAKYALKKELDSHLNRESMYKISNLAYLRSNMDDNISANSDGEEENLALKRLEADLTTELNATDGTKCDLFSEVHLNELKKLEKQLESIENEKMLLTANLREAQTSLDKSQNEIQNFMARLALLTAHVDALLQLKKQLDIKDDSMEAVKRRNDEQNVRQQLLDTLAQYNSWFTLSSKEIDGLKTDLVELQKGFNYTDAMTTLRNEVTNLKNKLLSTEQKSLDLQSDVQTLTSISQNAGQSLGSARSTLVALSDELAQLYHLVCTVNGEIPTRIMLDTKSDDMSFENDSLTAIQSQFKSDIFTSRSHTIEDLQGLADSVEIKKYVDTVSDQLKHLKTAVEHTIEHNKNKVRGDVSEADKYNREEVEELQEQIVRLKGLLSLKRDQIATLRTVLKSNKQTAEVALTNLKSKYENEKTVVSETMSKLRNELKILKEDAATFSSLRAMFAARCEEYVTQVDDLNRKLEAAEEEKKTLNQLLRLAVQQKIELTQRMEEMEIDRETRFARRSMPPQRGSSGKSFSSRPSTRNPAGSNQNQF encoded by the exons GCACTAGCCAAGTTTCAAACTTCACAAAAGGTCACCACAAAAACTGGCATCGAACAGGAGGAGTCCTTGCTCACCGAGACGGCAGCACTCGAGACAACATTGAATAGTAAAATACTCGACTTGGAAAATGAGACAAAGCAATTGCGTCACGAATTGGAACGAGTACGCAACGAACGTGATCGTATGCTGCAAGAGAATACCGATATTGGACGTGACAAATCAGACAATGAGGCTGAGAAACTGCGCCTCAAGGCCGAGGTAAAGGATCTGAAATTTCGTGAGACACGCATGCTAACGGAATACACAGAATTGGAGGAGGAAAACATATCGCTGCAAAAGCAGGTGTCGAGCTTGAGAAGTTCGCAG GTGGAGTTTGAAGGTGCCAAACACGAGATACGTCGTCTGACCGAAGAGGTCGAACTGTTGAACTCACAAGTGGATGAGTTGGCAAATCTGAAGAAGATTGCCGAAAAGCAAATGGAAGAAGCTCTAGAAGCTTTGCAG TGCGAACGTGAGGCAAAATATGCGCTCAAGAAGGAATTGGATAGTCATTTGAACCGTGAGTCCATGTACAAGATAAGCAATTTGGCCTATCTACGCAGTAATATGGACGACAACATAAGCGCCAATAGCGATGGCGAAGAGGAGAATCTCGCCTTGAAGCGCCTCGAAGCCGACTTGACCACAGAATTGAACGCCACCGACGGCACCAAATGCGATCTCTTCTCCGAGGTGCATTTGAACGAGTTGAAAAAGTTGGAAAAACAATTAGAATCgattgaaaacgaaaaaatgctACTCACTGCGAATTTACGAGAAGCACAAACTAGTTTGGATAAATcacaaaatgaaatacaaaatttcatggCACGTCTAGCGCTACTAACGGCACATGTCGATGCTTTGCTACAGTTGAAGAAACAGCTAGACATTAAAGATGATTCCATGGAAGCGGTGAAGCGACGCAATGACGAACAAAATGTACGACAACAACTGCTGGATACACTCGCACAGTATAACAGTTGGTTCACACTATCCTCCAAAGAGATTGACGGTCTCAAGACTGATTTAGTGGAACTGCAAAAGGGTTTCAACTACACCGACGCAATGACAACACTACGTAATGAGgtcacaaatttgaaaaataaactgCTCAGCACCGAGCAGAAATCGCTGGATCTGCAAAGTGATGTGCAGACGCTCACAAGTATTTCACAAAATGCCGGCCAAAGTTTGGGTTCGGCACGCTCCACTTTGGTGGCCTTAAGTGACGAGTTGGCACAGCTATATCATCTCGTTTGCACCGTTAACGGCGAGATACCGACGCGTATTATGCTCGACACGAAGAGCGATGATATGAG cTTCGAAAACGATTCGCTTACTGCCATACAATCGCAGTTCAAGTCCGATATTTTCACTTCCCGCTCACACACGATTGAGGATTTGCAGGGACTTGCCGATTCGGTGGAAATTAAAAAGTACGTCGACACTGTAAGCGATCAGCTCAAGCATTTGAAAACCGCTGTCGAGCACACAATTGAGCACAACAAGAATAAAGTGCGCGGCGATGTTTCCGAAG CTGATAAATACAATCGCGAGGAAGTCGAGGAGCTGCAAGAGCAAATCGTGCGCCTTAAGGGCTTGCTCTCACTCAAACGCGACCAAATCGCTACATTACGTACGGTGTTGAAGTCCAACAAACAGACCGCCGAGGTGGCGCTTACCAATCTCAAATCGAAATATGAGAACGAAAAGACGGTGGTCAGCGAGACAATGTCCAAATTGCGCAATGAACTGAAGATACTCAAAGAAGACGCAGCGACATTCTCAA GTTTGCGCGCCATGTTCGCCGCTCGTTGCGAGGAATACGTCACACAGGTGGATGACCTTAACCGCAAACTGGAAGCCGCTGAAGAGGAGAAGAAGACTCTAAATCAGCTGTTGCGTTTAGCTgtgcagcagaaaattgaattGACTCAACGTATGGAGGAAATGGAAATCGATCG TGAAACACGTTTCGCGCGTCGTTCGATGCCACCACAGCGCGGCAGCAGCGGCAAATCCTTCTCGTCACGGCCCTCAACACGTAATCCGGCTGGCAGCAATCAGAATCAATTCTAA